From a region of the Teredinibacter turnerae genome:
- a CDS encoding alpha-2-macroglobulin family protein codes for MSRFTPLLFSLVCVLVACSPDTGTNTSTPSPVPQSADRDSAHGAPSKADDAADVNASAPEPAESMPSDQSTALTVLDISERDKDGKNGLAVTFSTPLDAARDIQPYFSVTDVNGEPVAGAWVLGEKRKLAWFMQAEPNQTYQVKVSPGLRTEHGGQLLAAASATIKTRRLQPSVNFGSDGMVLPVGYGSGLPVVSVNIAAVDVDFFRVSDANISEFMMNVRRNGRQSWYARNLKSLGELAYSGRFDLAVEKNTRSKRDLAIQRIDALQKAGLYLAIMRPAGDYSDLQITWFTITDIGLHLRHYHNQLDVHASSLTSAAALSGVELEILDNENRVVESATTTPDGVASFTGTLDNAQVLVARSKSQVTLLDLRRPALDLSEFDLGARPQLANELFIYGPRDLYRPGEAATFSALLRNHDGRLGQTPVLDAELHNPQRSVVKRFRWQAQSQGYYQYDFVLPANAPTGKWELVVKGMLQKPVVYAFNVEEFLPERMKLTLAEGAKRSLLSSPGATATLPVLGEYLYGAPAAGNKFDGLVQISHWRSPLKDLDGFQFGDLNDTAFTRQEDVKPVVLDDNGKAEITLPNLWRKAQSPLEIRVVGNLYESGGRPVTRAHSFLFWPNEKQPGVRPQFGDSNPASGGNAAFDVVLVNAQGERFASAALKATLIKEDRQYFWEYSNHRGWHWNWSEKEFPVASELVSTSTEGVATVSFPVEWGNYRLEVTDSDSGVKTSVRFFAGHNWYYDWTNARDQVAARPDKVTLALDKPAYAPGDVARLKILPPAAGEVLVLVESDVPLWSKKLTVDKTGAELEIPVDAAWDSHDIYISALLVQPSAKKIRQTPKRALGLIYLPLDREPRRLDIAIDTPDTLLPATSLPVRVHLDSASGTHGPATAQVTVAAVDVGVLNISDFATPDAFDYFFGQRRYSVDTRDMFADVIELQDAQQAKQRFGGDADLARGGKQPQSDVQIVSLFHGPVALDAEGNAQVALPLPDFNGRLRVMALAFSDDQFGSAEQEVTVSAPIIAEMAMPRFLALGDRAELALDLRNNTEQHQSIQVTLGVSQPLELDSQSAPQSSQQSFQSDSHSLSLAPGQRTTLTLPVRAVGYSGAGEISVAVQGAGITDFSRAWHLGVRPAYPAVTRKVERVLETGDSLQLAAEDFSGIILDTLEVGVSVSPTVNLNLGEQLRNLLAYPYGCLEQTTSRAWPLLFATEEQQAAFAMQPLSDAERLARLQKAIDRLFSFQRSNGSFGLWSSGSEESHWLTVYATDFLLNAREQGLDVPQAQLENALKRLESYIRGSGTFVGQRWSRDPAHYAFATRAYAAYVLSGLKRAPLGVLRNLYRRDFDAAQSGYAQLHLGLALQRMGDTTTAQRAIATAFTHFDGEYHYWGDYGSRMRDLGMAIYLLAAESAPEYRSQVLDFSVELRDALAARRWLSTQERYALFMAGMALKNQVTVGWRGEWTAPASAPQMLKSESTWATLLSGERAAQGFAFASRHEGPLYATATVSGYGAEPPEPVNDGITITRSWYTLDGEAVTPSKLKTGERLLVALSISGQQRVADALVVNLLPAGLELENENLNSALDFEQLSIDSKRLRELQKNTDLKHREFRDDRFVAALDYRGYRTASVFFVVRAVTPGVYRVPPASVEDMYRPEIRSLGGDIEQIEVTP; via the coding sequence ATGTCTCGTTTTACCCCGCTGTTGTTTTCCCTGGTATGTGTGCTGGTTGCGTGCAGTCCTGATACGGGTACGAATACATCGACGCCCTCACCCGTGCCTCAATCCGCTGACCGTGATAGCGCTCACGGCGCGCCATCCAAGGCTGATGATGCGGCTGACGTAAATGCGTCAGCGCCTGAGCCCGCTGAGTCGATGCCCAGCGATCAGAGCACCGCGCTTACGGTATTGGACATTTCTGAGCGGGACAAAGACGGGAAAAACGGTCTGGCGGTCACTTTTTCGACGCCACTGGATGCCGCGCGGGATATTCAGCCCTACTTTTCAGTGACCGATGTGAATGGAGAACCCGTAGCCGGTGCCTGGGTGCTGGGTGAAAAACGCAAGCTCGCGTGGTTTATGCAGGCAGAACCCAACCAGACCTACCAGGTAAAAGTCAGCCCCGGGTTGCGCACGGAACACGGTGGCCAGCTGTTGGCTGCCGCCAGTGCCACGATTAAAACCCGGCGTCTGCAGCCGTCGGTAAATTTTGGCTCCGACGGCATGGTGCTGCCGGTCGGCTACGGTTCCGGGTTGCCCGTGGTGAGCGTAAACATTGCTGCGGTTGATGTGGATTTTTTTCGGGTGAGCGATGCAAACATCAGCGAGTTTATGATGAATGTGCGTCGCAACGGTCGCCAGAGCTGGTACGCACGCAATCTGAAATCCCTGGGCGAACTTGCCTACAGTGGGCGCTTTGATTTGGCGGTGGAAAAAAATACGCGCAGCAAACGGGATCTGGCCATTCAACGCATAGACGCATTGCAGAAAGCGGGTTTATACCTTGCCATTATGCGCCCGGCCGGCGACTACAGCGATCTGCAAATTACCTGGTTTACGATAACCGACATCGGCCTGCATCTGCGCCATTATCACAACCAACTGGATGTCCACGCGAGCAGTTTAACTTCGGCTGCGGCCCTGTCAGGCGTCGAGTTGGAAATTCTCGATAACGAAAATCGGGTCGTCGAATCTGCAACAACCACACCGGACGGTGTGGCCAGTTTTACCGGTACGCTTGACAACGCGCAGGTGCTGGTGGCGCGTTCGAAAAGCCAGGTAACCCTGTTGGATCTGCGCCGCCCCGCGTTGGATCTGTCGGAATTCGATTTAGGCGCGCGCCCACAACTGGCGAACGAGTTGTTTATTTATGGCCCGCGGGACCTCTACCGCCCCGGCGAAGCGGCGACCTTCAGCGCATTGCTGCGCAACCACGACGGCCGCCTTGGCCAAACCCCGGTGTTAGATGCCGAATTACACAACCCACAGCGCAGTGTGGTAAAGCGTTTTCGCTGGCAGGCACAGAGTCAGGGATATTATCAGTACGATTTTGTGTTGCCCGCCAACGCGCCCACCGGCAAGTGGGAGCTGGTGGTAAAAGGCATGCTGCAGAAACCGGTGGTCTATGCGTTTAATGTGGAAGAATTTCTGCCGGAGCGAATGAAGCTTACGCTGGCAGAGGGCGCGAAACGCAGTCTGCTCAGTTCGCCCGGGGCGACGGCGACATTGCCGGTACTGGGTGAATATCTCTACGGCGCGCCTGCGGCGGGTAATAAATTTGACGGGCTGGTGCAAATCTCCCACTGGCGCTCGCCACTTAAAGATCTCGACGGCTTCCAGTTTGGTGATCTCAACGACACGGCCTTTACTCGTCAGGAAGACGTGAAGCCGGTGGTGCTGGATGACAACGGCAAGGCCGAAATTACGCTGCCTAACTTGTGGCGCAAAGCACAGTCGCCACTGGAAATTCGCGTGGTGGGTAACCTTTATGAATCCGGCGGGCGACCGGTAACCCGCGCGCACAGCTTTTTATTCTGGCCCAATGAGAAACAGCCCGGTGTGCGCCCGCAATTTGGCGATAGCAATCCCGCCTCCGGCGGCAATGCGGCCTTCGATGTGGTGCTGGTGAACGCACAGGGCGAACGCTTCGCTTCTGCCGCATTAAAAGCCACCCTCATCAAAGAGGATCGCCAGTATTTTTGGGAATACAGCAACCATCGCGGTTGGCACTGGAACTGGTCGGAAAAAGAATTTCCGGTGGCGAGCGAGCTGGTCTCAACGTCAACGGAAGGCGTCGCTACGGTCAGTTTTCCCGTGGAGTGGGGAAATTATCGGTTGGAAGTGACCGACAGCGATAGCGGGGTAAAAACCAGCGTGCGCTTTTTTGCGGGGCACAACTGGTACTACGACTGGACTAACGCCCGCGACCAGGTCGCCGCGCGGCCGGATAAAGTCACCCTCGCATTGGACAAGCCTGCCTATGCGCCCGGTGACGTAGCGCGGTTAAAAATTCTGCCGCCTGCGGCTGGTGAAGTGCTGGTGCTGGTAGAGAGTGATGTGCCCCTCTGGAGCAAAAAACTTACGGTGGATAAAACGGGGGCGGAACTGGAAATTCCTGTCGATGCGGCGTGGGACAGCCACGACATTTACATCAGTGCTTTGCTGGTGCAGCCCTCGGCAAAAAAAATCCGCCAGACCCCCAAGCGTGCACTGGGGTTAATTTATTTGCCGCTGGATCGGGAACCCCGCCGACTCGATATCGCCATCGACACGCCGGACACCCTATTGCCCGCGACAAGCTTGCCGGTGCGGGTCCATCTCGACAGCGCCAGTGGGACTCATGGCCCTGCGACTGCGCAGGTAACCGTCGCCGCAGTGGATGTCGGTGTCCTGAATATCAGCGATTTCGCCACCCCGGATGCCTTTGACTATTTCTTCGGGCAACGCCGCTACAGTGTGGATACCCGCGATATGTTCGCCGATGTTATTGAACTGCAGGATGCACAGCAGGCAAAACAGCGATTTGGTGGCGATGCGGATCTGGCGCGCGGAGGTAAACAGCCGCAAAGCGATGTGCAGATCGTTTCGCTGTTCCACGGCCCGGTTGCGCTGGATGCAGAAGGCAATGCGCAGGTTGCGCTGCCGTTGCCGGATTTTAATGGCCGCCTGCGGGTGATGGCCCTGGCGTTTAGCGATGATCAGTTCGGCAGTGCCGAGCAGGAAGTGACTGTAAGCGCACCGATTATTGCCGAAATGGCGATGCCACGATTTTTGGCGCTGGGTGATCGGGCTGAATTGGCGCTGGATCTGCGCAACAACACAGAACAACACCAATCGATCCAGGTCACGCTGGGGGTGAGCCAACCACTCGAGCTGGACTCGCAGTCTGCACCACAATCGTCCCAGCAATCATTCCAAAGTGACAGCCACAGCCTGTCGCTCGCGCCCGGGCAGCGCACGACCCTGACACTCCCCGTGCGCGCGGTGGGTTACAGCGGTGCCGGTGAAATTTCTGTGGCAGTGCAGGGCGCTGGTATCACCGACTTTTCGCGGGCATGGCATCTGGGCGTGCGCCCGGCCTATCCCGCGGTAACCCGCAAAGTGGAGCGCGTTTTGGAAACGGGCGACAGCTTGCAGCTTGCGGCGGAGGATTTTTCCGGGATTATTCTCGATACCCTCGAAGTGGGTGTCAGCGTATCGCCCACGGTAAATTTAAATCTCGGCGAACAACTGCGCAATTTGCTTGCCTATCCCTACGGCTGTCTCGAACAAACCACCAGCCGGGCCTGGCCGCTGCTGTTTGCCACCGAAGAGCAACAGGCCGCTTTTGCCATGCAGCCGCTATCGGATGCTGAGCGCCTGGCGCGTTTGCAAAAGGCCATCGACCGCCTGTTCAGTTTTCAGCGCAGCAATGGCTCCTTCGGCTTGTGGAGTTCCGGGTCTGAGGAGTCGCACTGGTTGACCGTGTACGCCACAGATTTTCTGCTAAACGCCCGCGAACAGGGTTTGGATGTGCCGCAGGCGCAACTGGAAAATGCGTTAAAGCGCCTGGAAAGTTACATTCGCGGATCGGGCACGTTTGTTGGCCAGCGCTGGTCCAGAGACCCTGCGCATTACGCCTTTGCCACCCGCGCCTATGCGGCCTATGTGCTGAGTGGGTTAAAGCGAGCGCCGCTGGGCGTACTGCGCAATTTGTATCGCCGGGATTTTGATGCGGCGCAAAGTGGTTATGCCCAATTGCACCTGGGGCTGGCCCTGCAGCGTATGGGAGACACCACCACTGCGCAGCGCGCTATCGCCACAGCGTTTACTCATTTTGATGGCGAGTACCATTACTGGGGTGATTACGGCAGCCGCATGCGCGACCTGGGTATGGCAATTTATTTGCTCGCTGCGGAATCGGCGCCGGAGTACCGCTCCCAGGTGCTCGATTTCAGTGTTGAGCTGCGCGATGCTCTCGCGGCGCGGCGCTGGCTGAGCACCCAGGAGCGTTACGCGCTGTTTATGGCGGGGATGGCGCTGAAAAACCAAGTAACAGTCGGCTGGCGCGGTGAGTGGACGGCGCCTGCCAGTGCGCCCCAGATGCTGAAGTCGGAATCCACCTGGGCGACGCTGCTCAGTGGCGAACGCGCGGCACAGGGGTTTGCGTTCGCGTCCCGGCACGAGGGCCCGCTCTATGCCACTGCGACTGTCTCCGGTTATGGCGCAGAGCCGCCAGAACCTGTGAACGACGGAATTACCATTACGCGCAGCTGGTACACCCTCGACGGTGAAGCGGTTACCCCAAGCAAGCTCAAAACCGGCGAGCGGCTGTTAGTTGCCCTGAGTATTTCCGGTCAGCAGCGGGTGGCGGATGCACTTGTTGTGAATTTGCTGCCTGCGGGGCTCGAGCTGGAAAACGAAAACCTCAACAGTGCGCTGGATTTTGAACAATTGAGTATCGACTCAAAGCGGTTGCGTGAACTGCAAAAAAATACCGATCTGAAACACCGGGAGTTTCGCGACGACCGTTTTGTCGCAGCGTTGGATTACCGCGGCTATCGCACCGCATCCGTGTTCTTCGTTGTGCGTGCGGTAACCCCGGGTGTTTACCGTGTTCCTCCGGCGAGTGTGGAAGACATGTACCGCCCGGAAATTCGCAGCCTGGGCGGCGATATTGAGCAGATCGAAGTCACGCCCTGA
- a CDS encoding FMN-binding glutamate synthase family protein — protein METGLHYIFAYLSYLFIFIVGLAIATGIFFYFVDVTQTQSTIRRNYPVIGRFRYLFEHLGEFFRQYFFAMDREEMPFNRALRSWVYRAAKGVSTNVAFGSTRLDDRVGSPHFMNSVFAVLEEEKSPSTPILFGPHCPSPYEAPSFFNISGMSYGALSRPAVTALANGAAKAGCWMNTGEGGTSQFHLQSGADLVVQIGTAKYGVRDEHGQLSEEKLRALAARPNVKMFEIKLSQGAKPGKGGILPADKVTEEIAEIRGIKPGEASISPNRHPEIVDTASLLDMVEHIRRITGKPTGFKLVVGSPEWIAELCQTVVSRGVESAPDFITVDSSDGGTGAAPQPLMDYVGLPLRESLPLVVDTLYKYSLKDRIRVISSGKLITPAFVAQALATGADVVVSARGFMFALGCVQALQCHKNTCPTGVTTHNPRLQKGLDPTDKTNRVANYHRQMVHDVEMIAHSCGVRQPKDLGRHHVRLVTENGFSKPLNEMFPI, from the coding sequence ATGGAAACCGGCTTGCACTATATCTTTGCCTATCTCAGTTACTTATTTATTTTTATTGTCGGCTTAGCCATCGCCACCGGCATATTCTTTTATTTTGTGGATGTTACCCAAACCCAATCGACCATCCGCCGCAACTATCCGGTCATTGGTCGGTTTCGCTATTTATTCGAGCACTTAGGTGAATTCTTCCGGCAGTATTTTTTTGCCATGGACCGCGAGGAAATGCCGTTTAACCGCGCACTGCGCTCATGGGTGTATCGCGCGGCGAAAGGGGTTTCCACCAACGTGGCTTTCGGTTCCACCCGGTTGGATGATCGCGTAGGTTCGCCGCACTTTATGAACTCCGTATTCGCGGTTCTCGAAGAAGAGAAAAGTCCGTCCACCCCAATATTGTTCGGCCCCCATTGCCCAAGCCCCTACGAAGCCCCGTCATTTTTTAATATTTCCGGGATGAGTTACGGCGCCTTGTCGCGCCCGGCGGTAACCGCACTGGCGAATGGCGCGGCGAAAGCGGGCTGCTGGATGAATACCGGGGAGGGCGGTACCTCACAGTTTCACTTGCAAAGTGGTGCCGATCTGGTGGTGCAGATCGGCACCGCCAAATACGGCGTACGAGATGAACACGGCCAACTGAGCGAGGAAAAACTCCGCGCGCTTGCGGCCAGGCCCAATGTCAAAATGTTCGAGATCAAACTGAGCCAGGGCGCAAAGCCGGGAAAAGGCGGAATTTTACCCGCAGACAAGGTGACCGAGGAAATTGCCGAAATACGTGGAATAAAACCGGGCGAGGCGAGCATCAGCCCCAATCGCCACCCGGAAATTGTCGATACCGCATCGCTGCTGGATATGGTTGAACACATTCGGCGTATTACCGGCAAGCCCACCGGATTTAAATTGGTCGTCGGCAGTCCGGAATGGATTGCCGAACTGTGTCAAACCGTGGTGAGTCGCGGCGTTGAATCGGCGCCAGATTTTATTACCGTCGACAGTTCGGACGGCGGTACCGGCGCTGCGCCCCAGCCGCTGATGGATTACGTGGGTTTGCCATTGCGTGAGAGTTTGCCGTTGGTGGTGGATACCCTCTACAAATACAGCCTGAAAGACCGTATTCGGGTAATTTCTTCCGGTAAATTGATTACCCCTGCATTCGTGGCGCAGGCACTGGCAACCGGTGCGGATGTTGTGGTCTCAGCGCGCGGTTTTATGTTCGCGCTCGGCTGTGTGCAAGCCTTGCAATGCCATAAAAATACCTGTCCTACGGGCGTAACCACTCACAACCCGCGGTTACAAAAAGGTCTCGATCCCACAGATAAAACAAACCGTGTAGCGAATTATCACCGCCAGATGGTGCACGATGTGGAGATGATTGCGCATTCCTGTGGTGTGCGTCAGCCGAAGGATCTCGGTCGTCACCATGTGCGCCTGGTCACCGAAAACGGGTTTTCCAAACCGCTCAACGAAATGTTTCCTATATAG
- the tcdA gene encoding tRNA cyclic N6-threonylcarbamoyladenosine(37) synthase TcdA, giving the protein MTLSPDYLARFGGIARLYGNSALEALRQAHMVVVGLGGVGTWAAEALARSGVGTLTLIELDDVCVTNTNRQLHALTGVVGQPKIQVMAERLHAINPEIELHLRHDFLTQKNVANLVTEEHHVVVDAIDSVAVKAALAAFCSYHKKWLVMSGASGGKRDPTRILIDDLGRTQADPMLAKVRSLLYRHYNFAKNKNRKFRIDAVYSTEPMVFPQADGSVCGNKKSLQDGTKLDCEGGFGSATMVTGSFGFAAANRAIERYLQTWNK; this is encoded by the coding sequence ATGACTCTTTCCCCCGACTATCTTGCCCGTTTTGGTGGCATCGCCCGTTTGTATGGCAACAGCGCGCTCGAGGCGTTGCGTCAGGCCCATATGGTGGTGGTGGGGCTCGGGGGTGTCGGCACCTGGGCTGCCGAAGCTCTGGCCCGTTCTGGGGTGGGCACACTGACGCTTATTGAGTTAGACGATGTCTGCGTGACAAATACTAATCGCCAATTGCATGCATTAACCGGTGTGGTCGGTCAACCGAAAATTCAGGTGATGGCCGAACGCTTGCACGCGATCAATCCAGAAATTGAACTGCACTTGCGCCATGACTTTCTCACCCAGAAAAACGTCGCCAACCTGGTCACAGAAGAACACCATGTGGTGGTGGATGCAATTGATTCCGTGGCGGTGAAGGCGGCCCTTGCGGCGTTTTGCAGTTATCACAAAAAGTGGCTGGTTATGTCCGGGGCATCGGGCGGCAAGCGCGACCCAACCCGCATTTTGATTGACGACTTAGGCAGAACCCAGGCCGACCCGATGCTCGCCAAAGTGCGCAGCCTGTTATATCGCCACTATAATTTTGCCAAAAATAAAAATCGTAAATTCCGTATCGACGCGGTTTACTCCACAGAACCCATGGTTTTTCCACAGGCCGACGGTTCCGTCTGTGGCAATAAAAAATCGCTGCAGGACGGCACCAAGCTGGATTGCGAGGGTGGGTTTGGCTCCGCCACCATGGTCACTGGCAGTTTTGGTTTTGCCGCCGCAAATCGCGCTATTGAGCGTTACCTTCAAACCTGGAACAAGTGA
- a CDS encoding TatD family hydrolase, whose product MLIDSHCHLDFAAFDNDRDFILARCRELNIESIVLPGVAAEQWPKVVELVNAEEQLLFAVGIHPWWIEANWTDKDVTGELAKLEEYLVHDDCIAVGECGLDANIDRAMAMQQQVLEQQLILAERFDKPVILHSVKSHNPLLQSLKRFPNARGVVHAFTGSYEQGMDFWKRGFYLGIGGVITYERAAKTRDAVARLPAEALLLETDAPDMPLAGKQGERNSPLFLPDILQALAELRDDSPEVLARITRENFRHLFQV is encoded by the coding sequence ATGCTAATTGATTCCCACTGCCACCTCGATTTCGCAGCCTTTGATAATGATCGGGATTTTATTCTGGCGCGGTGCCGCGAGCTCAATATTGAGAGCATAGTGCTGCCCGGTGTTGCTGCCGAGCAGTGGCCAAAGGTAGTCGAACTGGTGAACGCCGAAGAGCAGCTCCTGTTTGCCGTGGGTATACACCCCTGGTGGATAGAAGCGAATTGGACTGATAAGGATGTGACTGGTGAGCTTGCCAAGCTTGAGGAGTATCTTGTCCATGACGATTGTATCGCGGTTGGGGAGTGTGGCCTGGACGCAAATATTGATCGCGCAATGGCAATGCAGCAACAGGTACTCGAACAGCAACTTATCCTGGCAGAACGATTCGATAAGCCGGTTATTTTGCACAGCGTTAAATCTCACAATCCGCTACTACAATCGCTGAAGCGTTTTCCCAACGCGCGAGGCGTCGTTCATGCCTTTACTGGCAGCTACGAGCAAGGTATGGATTTTTGGAAACGCGGTTTCTATCTGGGTATTGGTGGTGTGATTACTTACGAACGCGCGGCAAAAACCCGCGATGCGGTAGCGCGTTTACCGGCAGAGGCCCTGTTGCTGGAAACGGATGCGCCCGATATGCCCCTGGCTGGCAAGCAGGGCGAGCGCAACAGCCCACTGTTTTTACCCGATATTTTACAGGCGCTTGCCGAGCTGCGGGATGACTCGCCGGAAGTGCTTGCGCGCATTACCCGCGAGAATTTTCGTCACTTGTTCCAGGTTTGA
- a CDS encoding DUF3833 domain-containing protein: MNIHTWKHRAFVILILVLMSGCSSVKLDDYAGNSPELNAKDFFDGQLTAHGIVKNRSGKVIRYFTADIEASWSADGVGTLDESFVFNDGEKQKRVWTLVPNADGSFEASANDVVGKSRLATSGNALFMRYTLTIPYKGKSLNVKVDDRMYLVNDTTLLNESVMTKWGFEVGYVTLVITKQ, from the coding sequence ATGAATATTCACACCTGGAAACATCGGGCCTTCGTAATTTTAATCCTGGTGTTAATGTCTGGTTGCAGTTCGGTCAAGCTGGATGATTATGCTGGCAACAGCCCAGAGCTTAACGCCAAAGACTTTTTCGACGGCCAGCTAACAGCGCATGGCATCGTTAAAAACCGATCGGGTAAAGTGATTCGGTATTTCACCGCCGATATTGAGGCAAGTTGGTCAGCAGACGGCGTCGGTACCTTGGATGAATCTTTCGTATTTAACGATGGCGAAAAACAAAAAAGAGTTTGGACACTGGTTCCCAATGCGGATGGGAGCTTCGAGGCCAGCGCAAACGATGTGGTTGGGAAATCGCGCCTGGCGACTTCCGGTAACGCGTTGTTTATGCGTTATACGCTTACCATACCTTACAAAGGCAAATCGTTGAACGTAAAGGTTGATGATCGAATGTACCTGGTAAACGACACCACCTTGCTCAATGAGAGCGTGATGACCAAGTGGGGGTTTGAGGTCGGTTACGTTACCCTGGTGATCACTAAACAGTAG
- a CDS encoding methyl-accepting chemotaxis protein: MRYSLAYLLNSVLRGLGIRSVGRQFTIGFLVIIACTVASTFSLYMTMQASADTVNIAGRQRMLSQRLAKEALLVGQQAMDKSALEQTIELFEQSHNRLLYGSPENGILAPQTVKIFDKLKVVGGMWENYKIAIRTYATTQDATLLPALQAESVAILKEMNQAVEMIARDLNSQLHAQQILSIVLSMVVILVAAVSQFLGMYWLMDQINLLRDKLLKVSHGDFSETITESASENEVGDMFNAYNRMVEQVGHIVNGVKELASNIAGQASALMSEAESAERYVNTQNKELEQVATAMNQMSATVNEVAGHAEEAASNAENASEAADNGYRIVDGSYANIVTMNSSLTSAVGVMEELNRDSQQIGQVLTVITGIAEQTNLLALNAAIEAARAGEQGRGFAVVADEVRTLAQKTQSSTEEIQAIIERLQNQTTKAVDVVQKSTSSAQESSSQMSTANDALKRIVDAVSNIQQMSTLIATAASEQSHVAADIDSNITSVSAAASETTQVASNVRSHASGINRDIKRLNETVTSLKV, encoded by the coding sequence ATGCGCTACTCGCTTGCCTACCTTTTAAATTCAGTGTTGCGCGGCCTTGGTATTCGCAGTGTTGGCCGTCAGTTCACTATCGGGTTTCTGGTGATTATCGCCTGCACGGTAGCATCAACTTTTTCGCTGTATATGACCATGCAGGCCAGCGCGGACACGGTAAATATCGCGGGCAGACAGCGCATGCTCAGTCAGCGTCTGGCGAAAGAGGCATTACTGGTGGGTCAGCAGGCCATGGACAAAAGTGCGCTGGAGCAAACTATCGAGCTGTTTGAGCAATCCCACAATCGCTTGTTGTACGGCAGCCCAGAAAATGGAATTCTCGCGCCACAGACGGTAAAAATTTTCGATAAGCTCAAAGTGGTGGGCGGCATGTGGGAGAATTATAAAATTGCGATTCGCACCTATGCCACTACCCAGGACGCGACACTGCTACCTGCGCTTCAGGCTGAAAGTGTCGCCATTTTAAAAGAGATGAATCAGGCCGTTGAGATGATAGCGCGCGACCTAAATAGCCAGTTACACGCGCAGCAAATATTGAGCATTGTGTTGTCCATGGTTGTGATTCTGGTCGCTGCGGTCAGCCAGTTTTTAGGGATGTACTGGCTGATGGATCAAATCAATTTATTGCGTGACAAATTGCTAAAAGTTTCGCACGGTGACTTCAGTGAAACTATTACTGAAAGTGCCAGCGAAAACGAAGTGGGCGATATGTTCAACGCCTACAATCGCATGGTGGAGCAGGTCGGCCATATTGTGAATGGCGTTAAGGAACTGGCATCCAATATTGCTGGCCAGGCAAGCGCACTTATGAGTGAGGCAGAGTCGGCAGAGCGCTATGTCAATACACAGAACAAAGAGCTGGAACAGGTGGCGACCGCGATGAACCAGATGTCTGCTACGGTGAACGAAGTGGCAGGCCATGCGGAAGAGGCAGCCTCAAATGCAGAAAACGCCAGTGAAGCGGCGGATAACGGCTATCGCATTGTGGACGGTTCCTACGCCAACATTGTGACCATGAATTCGAGCCTGACTTCTGCGGTAGGGGTGATGGAAGAGCTGAACCGGGATTCGCAGCAGATCGGCCAGGTACTCACGGTGATTACGGGTATTGCCGAGCAAACGAATTTGTTGGCACTTAATGCGGCTATTGAAGCCGCCCGTGCGGGCGAGCAGGGCCGCGGTTTTGCCGTGGTGGCGGATGAGGTGCGTACGCTGGCACAAAAAACCCAATCGTCCACCGAAGAAATTCAGGCGATTATCGAACGCCTGCAAAACCAAACCACCAAAGCGGTAGATGTCGTGCAAAAGAGCACCAGCTCTGCGCAAGAAAGTTCCAGCCAAATGAGCACCGCCAACGATGCACTAAAACGCATTGTGGATGCGGTCTCCAATATTCAGCAAATGAGCACGTTAATTGCCACAGCTGCCTCGGAGCAGTCCCACGTTGCGGCAGATATCGACAGTAATATCACCAGTGTTTCGGCTGCCGCGTCGGAAACGACGCAAGTTGCCTCAAATGTGCGGTCTCACGCGTCAGGCATTAATCGCGACATCAAACGTCTTAACGAAACAGTCACCAGTTTAAAAGTGTAA